A genomic segment from Yimella sp. cx-51 encodes:
- a CDS encoding DegT/DnrJ/EryC1/StrS aminotransferase family protein yields MVLPYGRQSIDESDIEAVAAVLRGDWLTTGPAVDAFEDEIATIAGVPHRAVSVTSGTAALHTAYGALQLQPGDQVITTPLTFFATATCAMWQGAEIVFADVSADTGNLDPASVAEKITDRTKVIAGVDYAGHPIDAPALKQLAHDNGALLLEDAAHSIAGSLDGVPVGSLADITTFSFFPTKNLTTAEGGAVVAPHAHLVDRARLFKGIGYERKPELMDVHGGWYYEVTSLGLNYRLPDVLAALGSSQLKRLEQFKLRRQAITDRYNEGLAGIDELILPGHREGASPMWHLYPLRIQDGRRRQLFDHLRDGGIGVQVNYIPVHHQPLFQDLGHRKGSLPVAEAYSEQEISLPMFPDLTDSQVDQVIQLVRGFLGA; encoded by the coding sequence ATGGTTCTGCCCTACGGCCGTCAATCGATCGACGAGAGCGACATCGAAGCAGTCGCCGCGGTGCTGCGCGGCGACTGGCTGACCACCGGTCCTGCCGTCGACGCCTTCGAGGACGAAATCGCAACCATCGCCGGAGTGCCGCACCGCGCGGTGTCGGTCACCTCGGGCACCGCTGCGCTGCACACCGCCTACGGTGCGTTGCAGTTGCAGCCGGGCGACCAGGTGATCACCACGCCGCTGACCTTTTTCGCCACGGCCACGTGCGCGATGTGGCAGGGCGCCGAGATCGTCTTCGCCGATGTCAGCGCTGACACCGGCAACCTCGACCCCGCTTCGGTCGCCGAAAAGATCACCGATCGTACCAAGGTGATCGCCGGCGTCGACTACGCCGGTCACCCGATCGACGCGCCGGCACTGAAGCAGTTGGCGCACGACAACGGTGCGCTCCTGCTGGAGGACGCCGCCCACAGCATCGCCGGTTCGCTCGACGGTGTGCCGGTGGGTTCGCTGGCCGACATCACCACGTTCTCCTTCTTCCCGACCAAGAACCTCACCACCGCCGAAGGCGGCGCGGTCGTGGCACCCCACGCCCACCTCGTCGACCGGGCACGGCTGTTCAAGGGCATCGGTTACGAGCGCAAGCCCGAACTCATGGACGTGCACGGTGGCTGGTATTACGAGGTCACCTCGCTCGGGCTCAACTACCGGCTGCCCGATGTGCTCGCGGCACTGGGGTCGAGTCAGCTGAAGCGGCTCGAGCAGTTCAAGCTGCGTCGGCAGGCGATCACCGATCGCTACAACGAAGGCCTCGCCGGCATTGACGAACTCATCCTTCCCGGGCACCGCGAGGGCGCCTCGCCGATGTGGCACCTGTACCCGCTGCGCATCCAGGACGGTCGCCGACGCCAGCTCTTCGACCATCTGCGGGACGGCGGCATCGGCGTGCAGGTCAACTACATCCCGGTGCACCACCAGCCGTTGTTCCAGGACCTCGGCCATCGCAAGGGCAGCCTCCCGGTCGCCGAGGCCTACTCGGAGCAGGAGATCAGCCTGCCGATGTTCCCCGACCTCACCGACTCCCAGGTCGACCAGGTGATCCAGTTGGTGCGAGGCTTCCTCGGCGCCTGA
- a CDS encoding glycosyltransferase family 2 protein codes for MTELAHRPLLSVVVPFYNVGAYIGDCLESIRTQLLTDIEVILVDDGGSDNSIDVAREFVAKDDRFTLVSQENQGLGPARNTGTAHATGKYITFVDSDDLIAPRAYTSMVGSLEETGSAFAAGNAMRFSSHKGAYQSWTHRSPFRQTRIATTINKTPELMRDRMIWNKVYRRSFWDAGGYEFPAIRYEDYMVTLRAYLEAPAVDILSEHVYFWRDRESGDSITQQAARADNARDRYLSAAMVLDVLADHAASKDVRDRVHAYFVHIDLVALAESMVCVPEEDRGAAEQMALDLARKLDPTVTGETTRLARLVHRSLLDGDLPMVRHLARWRLSGDTRTFAKNLARHPRPQVVPTALGAVISRRKPQSPLKARRLKSKLTSAEWDEQSLKLEISTTIRRQIAERATVTGELMWGDTHHTAVPVTSKVEGNSIRITMVIDQATMRSFGEDWKMANVVLQLRIGTLKWRGQVRLDADLLPGIRQMSDGYWIQPRGIGWYLGLQRLKTPTVIDRVEIDGDTLRLYPAVGRLDTPISLRRPAPSPQLEFELNNGEAKVLASLLVEDDPADNLVTKVAERCLVQVLPTGMPPLWRYGKRSPDADPLPEWAQEYDEYVYLAGPPATTVIGDKLVTIGRGWYGMLVVRQQPLVAKAPTADAEDQPSELDQEDAELAEVGGDPSEGVLPPAAAPDQAEI; via the coding sequence ATGACTGAGCTCGCCCACCGCCCGCTGCTGAGCGTGGTCGTCCCGTTCTACAACGTCGGCGCCTACATCGGCGACTGTTTGGAGTCGATCCGCACGCAACTGCTGACCGACATCGAGGTGATCCTCGTCGACGACGGCGGCAGCGACAACTCGATCGATGTCGCTCGTGAGTTCGTGGCCAAGGACGACCGCTTCACCCTGGTGAGCCAGGAGAACCAGGGCCTGGGCCCGGCTCGTAACACCGGCACCGCCCACGCGACCGGCAAGTACATCACCTTCGTCGACAGCGACGACCTCATCGCGCCACGCGCCTACACCTCGATGGTGGGCTCGCTGGAGGAGACGGGTTCGGCTTTCGCGGCAGGCAATGCGATGCGGTTCAGTTCGCACAAGGGCGCTTACCAGTCGTGGACGCACCGCTCCCCGTTCCGCCAGACGCGCATCGCCACCACGATCAACAAGACCCCGGAGCTCATGCGCGACCGGATGATCTGGAACAAGGTCTACCGGCGCTCCTTCTGGGACGCCGGCGGCTACGAGTTCCCGGCGATCCGCTACGAGGACTACATGGTGACGCTGCGGGCCTACCTGGAGGCGCCGGCGGTCGACATCCTCTCCGAGCATGTCTACTTCTGGCGCGACCGCGAGTCGGGCGACTCCATCACCCAACAGGCGGCCCGCGCCGACAATGCCCGCGACCGTTATCTGTCGGCGGCAATGGTGCTCGACGTCCTCGCCGACCACGCCGCCAGCAAGGACGTGCGCGACCGCGTCCACGCCTATTTCGTGCACATCGACCTCGTCGCCCTCGCCGAGTCGATGGTGTGCGTGCCGGAGGAGGATCGCGGCGCTGCCGAGCAGATGGCCCTCGACCTCGCGCGCAAGCTCGACCCGACGGTCACCGGCGAAACGACACGGTTGGCACGTCTGGTGCATCGCAGTCTGCTGGACGGCGACCTGCCGATGGTGCGCCATCTGGCGCGCTGGCGGCTGTCGGGCGACACCAGGACTTTCGCCAAGAACCTCGCCCGACACCCGCGGCCACAGGTGGTGCCGACCGCCCTCGGTGCGGTGATCAGCCGCCGCAAGCCGCAGAGCCCGCTCAAGGCCCGCCGACTCAAGAGCAAGCTCACCAGCGCCGAGTGGGACGAGCAGTCGCTGAAGCTGGAGATCTCCACGACCATCCGTCGCCAGATCGCCGAACGGGCAACGGTGACCGGTGAGCTCATGTGGGGCGACACGCACCACACCGCGGTGCCGGTCACCTCGAAGGTCGAGGGCAACAGCATCCGCATCACCATGGTGATCGACCAGGCCACGATGCGATCTTTCGGTGAAGACTGGAAGATGGCGAATGTCGTCCTGCAGTTGCGGATCGGCACGCTGAAGTGGCGCGGACAGGTGCGCCTCGACGCCGACCTGCTGCCGGGCATCCGCCAGATGTCGGACGGCTACTGGATCCAGCCGCGCGGTATCGGGTGGTACCTCGGGCTGCAGCGTCTGAAGACGCCGACCGTCATCGATCGGGTCGAGATCGACGGCGACACTCTCCGGCTCTATCCAGCGGTCGGTCGCCTCGACACGCCGATCTCGCTGCGCCGCCCCGCTCCGAGTCCGCAACTGGAGTTCGAACTCAACAATGGCGAGGCCAAGGTGCTCGCCTCCTTGCTGGTCGAGGACGACCCGGCCGACAACCTCGTCACCAAGGTCGCCGAGCGATGCCTGGTGCAGGTGCTGCCCACCGGCATGCCACCGCTTTGGCGCTACGGGAAACGCTCCCCCGACGCCGACCCGCTGCCGGAATGGGCGCAGGAGTACGACGAGTACGTCTACCTCGCCGGGCCCCCGGCCACGACCGTCATCGGCGACAAACTCGTGACGATCGGCCGCGGCTGGTACGGAATGTTGGTCGTCCGGCAGCAGCCACTGGTCGCCAAGGCGCCGACGGCGGACGCGGAGGACCAACCCTCCGAGCTCGATCAGGAGGACGCCGAACTCGCCGAGGTGGGCGGCGACCCCAGCGAGGGTGTGCTGCCTCCAGCAGCCGCACCCGACCAGGCCGAGATCTGA
- a CDS encoding glycosyltransferase family 2 protein has translation MDPLISAIVPFYNVEEFFDDCLRTISRQTYDRFECLLVDDGSPDGSALIAQQWAERDSRFKIITQENKGLGAARNTGTDAAAGDYLMYLDSDDLIAPRAFEQLVTSLEQSGSDFAAAHIWRLPLTRPIEPSSAHAEPFGERRQRTSIREIPLLMRDRMAWNKLWRRSFWEDGEFAWPEMKFEDFPVTMRAHLEAEAVDTLPDPIYVWRERPVGQSISGQGKDLSNVQDRVKAAFMVLDTVDELATPEVRELVHSHLIDVDLREVMGSLVHADAEHQPAIEQLAHELAQRVDPAGVGLARPELQRAYQAARENDTKTLLEISRKRAGLGHPPRSKADLARRAPSALAERAQKLAAKASTHRPRAGRLVDSRLSLGEMVYRVEIPLNERARERAEVSATLGGQEMKVKSQITPTGLICDLSIDTLPVATKGGFQPLEIDVKAGPLHYGGHVTATGDQLAGLHRAGYWVQGKVTHGRFGVERKRRVVLIEQVRLSGTDLLLHLSVPSGTLVIEQPWPSTGVEVQVHDHRAVIHLDQVIPSDPADNPHTDIASRRLQLRTLTGDEPIRLASKGIRANVCGRDVELLGALDGTAFLAHRPRKS, from the coding sequence ATGGATCCGCTGATCAGCGCGATCGTCCCGTTCTACAACGTCGAGGAATTCTTCGACGACTGCCTGCGCACCATTTCGCGGCAGACCTACGACCGGTTCGAATGCCTCCTGGTGGACGACGGCTCCCCCGACGGTTCCGCCCTCATCGCGCAGCAGTGGGCCGAGCGCGACAGCCGGTTCAAGATCATCACCCAGGAGAACAAGGGCCTGGGCGCCGCCCGTAACACAGGCACGGACGCGGCCGCCGGCGACTACCTGATGTACCTCGACAGCGACGACCTGATCGCTCCCAGGGCCTTCGAGCAACTGGTCACCAGCCTCGAGCAGTCGGGTTCCGACTTCGCCGCCGCACACATCTGGCGCCTGCCGCTGACCCGACCGATCGAACCCTCGTCCGCGCATGCCGAGCCGTTCGGTGAGCGCCGTCAGCGCACGTCCATCCGGGAGATTCCGCTGCTCATGCGAGACCGCATGGCGTGGAACAAACTGTGGCGTCGCAGCTTCTGGGAGGACGGCGAATTCGCTTGGCCCGAAATGAAGTTCGAGGACTTCCCGGTCACGATGCGGGCTCATCTCGAGGCCGAGGCGGTCGACACCCTGCCCGACCCGATCTACGTCTGGCGCGAGCGCCCGGTCGGCCAGTCGATCTCGGGCCAGGGCAAAGACCTCAGCAATGTGCAGGACCGCGTGAAGGCCGCCTTCATGGTGCTCGACACCGTCGATGAACTCGCCACCCCCGAGGTGCGCGAACTCGTCCACTCCCACCTGATCGACGTCGATCTGCGTGAGGTCATGGGTTCGCTCGTGCACGCCGACGCCGAGCACCAGCCGGCCATCGAACAGCTCGCCCACGAGTTGGCCCAGCGCGTCGACCCGGCCGGTGTGGGCCTGGCCCGCCCCGAACTGCAGCGCGCCTACCAGGCTGCCCGGGAGAACGACACCAAGACGCTGCTGGAGATCTCGCGCAAGCGCGCCGGTCTCGGCCACCCACCGCGCTCGAAGGCCGACCTGGCCCGCCGCGCCCCGAGCGCTCTGGCGGAGCGCGCCCAGAAGCTCGCCGCGAAGGCGTCAACCCACCGTCCGCGCGCCGGGCGCCTGGTTGACTCCCGGCTCAGCCTGGGGGAAATGGTCTACCGCGTCGAGATTCCGCTCAACGAACGCGCTCGCGAACGCGCGGAGGTCAGCGCCACCCTCGGCGGCCAGGAGATGAAGGTGAAGTCGCAGATCACCCCGACCGGGCTGATCTGTGATCTGAGCATCGACACCCTGCCCGTGGCGACCAAGGGCGGTTTCCAGCCGCTGGAGATCGATGTGAAGGCCGGCCCCCTGCACTACGGCGGTCACGTGACCGCGACCGGTGATCAACTCGCCGGTCTCCACCGCGCCGGCTACTGGGTGCAGGGCAAGGTGACGCACGGACGCTTCGGCGTCGAACGCAAGCGCCGCGTCGTGCTCATCGAGCAGGTGCGCCTGAGCGGCACCGACCTGCTGCTGCACCTGTCGGTGCCCAGCGGCACGCTGGTCATCGAACAACCCTGGCCGAGCACCGGCGTTGAGGTGCAGGTGCACGACCACCGGGCGGTCATCCATCTCGACCAGGTGATCCCGTCGGATCCGGCCGACAACCCGCACACGGACATCGCCTCCCGACGTCTGCAGTTGCGGACACTCACCGGCGATGAGCCGATTCGCTTGGCCAGCAAGGGAATTCGCGCAAATGTGTGCGGTCGTGACGTCGAGCTGCTCGGCGCTCTCGACGGCACCGCGTTCCTCGCCCACCGTCCGCGCAAGAGCTGA
- the pseI gene encoding pseudaminic acid synthase, with amino-acid sequence MTDSVRIGQHEIGPGHEPYIIAEMSGNHDGSLEKALDIVRMAAASGAHAIKLQTYKPETITIQSDAPDFRLSDSHELWGGRTLWDLYEEAHTPWEWHEPIFALAKELGITAFSSPFDPTAIDLLESLDVPAYKIASSEIVDLPLIRLAASKGKPTIISTGMASVKEITAAVEAARSTGNEQIVVLACTANYPADPSESNLRGIPVMRDAFGTLIGYSDHTMGIGAAITAVALGAVLVEKHVTLSRAEGGVDASFSSEPDELRMLVEQTKIGWQCLGQPRIGARQQEKEGLRFRRSLYVVEDVKAGDAVTAQNVRSIRPAGGLPADDFALVEGRTFRADAPKGTALSWELI; translated from the coding sequence ATGACTGATTCGGTACGCATCGGGCAGCACGAGATCGGTCCTGGCCACGAGCCGTACATCATCGCCGAGATGTCGGGCAACCACGACGGCTCGCTGGAGAAGGCACTCGACATCGTCCGCATGGCTGCGGCTTCGGGGGCGCACGCGATCAAGCTGCAGACCTACAAGCCCGAGACCATCACCATCCAGTCGGACGCTCCTGATTTTCGGCTCTCCGACTCGCACGAGTTGTGGGGCGGTCGGACGCTGTGGGATCTGTACGAAGAAGCGCACACTCCCTGGGAATGGCACGAGCCGATCTTCGCCCTGGCCAAGGAACTCGGCATCACCGCGTTCTCCTCTCCCTTCGACCCCACCGCGATCGATCTGCTGGAGTCGCTCGACGTGCCCGCTTACAAGATCGCCAGTTCGGAGATCGTCGACCTGCCGTTGATCCGGCTCGCGGCGAGCAAGGGCAAGCCGACCATCATCTCCACCGGCATGGCCTCGGTGAAGGAGATCACGGCTGCGGTCGAGGCCGCGCGATCCACCGGTAACGAGCAGATCGTCGTGCTGGCGTGCACCGCCAACTACCCCGCTGACCCCAGCGAGTCGAACCTGCGCGGCATCCCGGTGATGCGGGACGCCTTCGGCACTCTCATCGGCTACTCCGACCACACGATGGGCATCGGCGCGGCGATCACCGCGGTCGCCCTCGGTGCGGTGCTGGTGGAGAAGCACGTGACGCTCTCCCGGGCCGAGGGCGGCGTCGATGCGTCCTTCTCCTCCGAACCCGACGAACTGCGCATGTTGGTCGAACAGACAAAAATTGGCTGGCAGTGCCTGGGTCAGCCCCGCATCGGCGCTCGCCAGCAGGAGAAGGAAGGCCTGCGCTTCCGGCGCTCGCTGTACGTCGTGGAAGACGTCAAGGCCGGCGACGCCGTCACCGCGCAGAACGTCCGCTCGATCCGACCGGCCGGCGGCCTTCCGGCCGACGACTTCGCGCTGGTCGAAGGACGCACCTTCAGGGCCGACGCCCCCAAGGGCACCGCGCTCTCCTGGGAGCTCATCTGA
- a CDS encoding GNAT family N-acetyltransferase has protein sequence MLRPVTDADKDLVRVWRNHPEVRAVSLTRDVISPEQHDSYWKSLQGNEARKVYMYERGGRPAGVVTFFDIDADAKTAMWGFYLDNDGLTERGEMLPAFIDIQRQAVKFAFSNPDGLLLERLDGEVMDANEAVRRMNKRNKFEEIATDERVIDGEAVTIHTIRRRRQPND, from the coding sequence ATGTTGCGTCCAGTGACCGACGCCGACAAGGACCTCGTGCGCGTCTGGCGAAATCATCCAGAGGTGCGCGCGGTGTCCCTGACCCGCGACGTCATCTCCCCCGAACAACACGATTCCTACTGGAAGTCGTTGCAGGGCAACGAAGCCCGCAAGGTCTACATGTACGAGCGCGGCGGGCGTCCAGCCGGTGTCGTCACCTTCTTCGACATCGACGCCGACGCCAAGACCGCGATGTGGGGCTTCTACCTCGACAACGACGGGCTCACCGAGCGTGGCGAGATGCTGCCGGCGTTCATCGACATCCAGCGCCAGGCGGTGAAGTTCGCGTTCAGCAATCCTGACGGCCTGCTGCTGGAGCGACTCGACGGCGAGGTCATGGACGCCAACGAAGCGGTGCGGCGCATGAACAAGCGCAACAAGTTCGAGGAGATCGCCACGGACGAGCGCGTCATCGACGGCGAGGCCGTCACCATTCACACCATCCGCCGCAGGAGGCAGCCCAATGACTGA
- a CDS encoding acyl carrier protein, translated as MTTLSREQVRSMMGEVLQAQGKDLPESDETQLSEIGFRSLDFSELALRVEDELDAELNFDAPGLRSIETVGDVLTFIEQLQES; from the coding sequence ATGACCACGCTGAGCCGTGAGCAGGTGCGCTCGATGATGGGTGAAGTGCTGCAGGCACAGGGTAAGGACCTGCCCGAGAGTGACGAGACGCAACTGTCGGAGATCGGTTTCCGCTCGCTCGACTTCTCCGAGCTCGCGCTGCGGGTCGAGGACGAACTCGACGCCGAGCTGAACTTCGACGCCCCCGGACTGCGCTCGATCGAGACCGTCGGCGACGTGCTCACGTTCATCGAGCAACTGCAAGAGAGCTGA
- a CDS encoding AMP-binding protein: MPASSGAPGQHERTSVPGANNRIITSFWAGTWADLDAAQPDWPAASAFLVDDHLSALKAVWAHVAGGRETLIAGSGRVGKEQAADFRADGLAVVRGGQIEPATSERAPQDGRVWLLTSGSTGRPKQVAHTLDSLTTVAGSQPARTWLCPYAVGAYAWWQVVTLSLGLADQSVLFIEPSQLDDWPALALEHGVTAASGTPTFWRQALWRSGEVMAKLPLEQVTLGGEPVDQAILDRLREVYPKARISWIYASSEAGAAIAVHDGKAGFPQDWLDRDTPGRPKLSVVDGELVIASSKAAEGMDAAIRTGDHVELADGRVLITGRLASDEINVGGSKASASKVRGVLLEHPAVAWAAVKGRKAPLVGMVVAAEVVLDPDAEPVSDADLQSWCAGRLPDYSVPRRIRVRDEIPLKETLKSDV; encoded by the coding sequence TTGCCTGCGAGTTCGGGCGCTCCCGGGCAGCACGAGCGCACATCGGTGCCGGGTGCGAACAACCGCATCATCACCTCGTTCTGGGCGGGCACCTGGGCCGATCTCGATGCGGCACAGCCGGATTGGCCCGCCGCGTCGGCCTTCCTGGTCGATGATCACTTGAGCGCCCTCAAGGCGGTGTGGGCCCATGTCGCAGGTGGACGCGAGACCCTCATCGCCGGCTCGGGCCGGGTGGGCAAGGAGCAGGCTGCCGACTTCCGCGCCGACGGCCTGGCGGTCGTGCGAGGCGGGCAGATCGAGCCGGCCACATCCGAGCGCGCGCCGCAGGATGGCCGGGTGTGGCTGCTGACCAGCGGCTCCACCGGACGTCCCAAGCAGGTGGCGCACACCCTCGATTCGCTGACGACGGTGGCGGGCTCGCAGCCTGCTCGTACGTGGCTGTGCCCGTACGCCGTCGGCGCGTACGCGTGGTGGCAGGTCGTCACGCTGTCGCTCGGCCTGGCCGATCAGAGCGTGCTCTTCATCGAGCCCTCGCAGCTGGACGACTGGCCCGCACTCGCGCTCGAACACGGCGTGACAGCAGCCTCGGGCACCCCCACTTTCTGGCGCCAGGCGCTCTGGCGCTCCGGTGAGGTCATGGCGAAGCTGCCCCTGGAGCAGGTGACCCTCGGTGGTGAGCCGGTCGACCAGGCGATCCTCGACCGGTTGCGCGAGGTCTACCCGAAGGCTCGCATCTCCTGGATCTACGCCTCGTCCGAAGCGGGTGCTGCGATTGCAGTGCACGACGGAAAAGCAGGCTTTCCGCAGGACTGGCTCGACCGCGACACCCCCGGGCGTCCGAAGCTGTCGGTGGTCGACGGCGAACTCGTCATCGCCTCCAGCAAAGCCGCCGAAGGCATGGACGCCGCCATCCGCACCGGCGACCATGTCGAGCTCGCGGACGGTCGCGTGCTGATCACCGGACGCCTCGCCTCCGACGAGATCAACGTCGGCGGATCCAAGGCTTCGGCCTCCAAGGTGCGCGGAGTTCTGCTGGAGCATCCGGCTGTTGCCTGGGCCGCTGTGAAGGGGCGCAAGGCACCCCTGGTAGGCATGGTCGTGGCAGCCGAGGTCGTGCTCGATCCCGATGCCGAGCCTGTGAGCGATGCCGACCTGCAGTCCTGGTGCGCCGGACGACTGCCCGACTATTCCGTACCGCGGCGGATCCGCGTACGCGACGAGATCCCGTTGAAGGAGACGCTGAAGAGCGATGTCTGA
- a CDS encoding SDR family NAD(P)-dependent oxidoreductase produces the protein MSENTPIPAASCVLVSGGSRGLGLDLVKDALAGGAKVATFARTVTPELEELQAQHPDTVFIGSVDITDESAVKKFIKDASAKLGPIDALVNNAAIGQDSMHLHTSAERIEQIISTNLTATLVLTRAFLRHAMAKSGRGRIVNVTSICAQRGYAGLVAYSATKGGLDSATRALAREMHGRFLVNSVAPGFFASEMSSVLGTEQLSTITRRTPTGRLVEPENIAPIVHTLLFDDTNMNGQVIVVDGGGSI, from the coding sequence ATGTCTGAGAACACCCCGATCCCCGCAGCGTCCTGCGTCCTGGTCTCCGGCGGATCGCGAGGTCTCGGCCTCGATCTGGTCAAGGACGCCCTCGCCGGTGGCGCCAAGGTGGCCACCTTCGCCCGCACCGTCACCCCTGAGCTCGAGGAGTTGCAGGCGCAGCACCCCGACACCGTCTTCATCGGATCGGTCGACATCACCGACGAGTCGGCGGTGAAGAAGTTCATCAAGGACGCCTCGGCCAAGCTCGGCCCGATCGACGCGCTGGTCAACAACGCCGCCATCGGTCAGGACTCCATGCATCTGCACACGTCCGCCGAGCGGATCGAGCAGATCATCTCCACCAACCTCACCGCGACCCTCGTGCTCACCCGCGCCTTCCTGCGGCACGCGATGGCCAAGTCCGGCCGCGGCCGCATCGTCAACGTCACCTCCATCTGCGCCCAGCGTGGCTACGCCGGCCTGGTGGCCTACTCCGCGACCAAGGGCGGGCTCGACTCCGCCACCCGTGCGCTCGCCCGGGAGATGCACGGACGCTTCCTGGTCAACTCCGTGGCCCCCGGCTTCTTCGCCTCCGAGATGTCCTCCGTGCTCGGCACCGAGCAGTTGTCGACGATCACCCGTCGCACGCCCACCGGCCGGCTGGTCGAACCCGAGAACATCGCCCCGATCGTCCACACCCTGCTCTTCGACGACACCAACATGAACGGCCAGGTCATCGTCGTCGACGGCGGCGGATCCATCTGA
- a CDS encoding bifunctional 2-polyprenyl-6-hydroxyphenol methylase/3-demethylubiquinol 3-O-methyltransferase UbiG has product MTRAATRWERSDHSGYGERFAQLHSSGQDIDGEARLADALCARGARVLDAGCGMGRVGAALGNRGHDAYGIDLDAALLDQAARTYPGFPTAKCRVDEATPDLLAAQGFPRAYDLIVCVGNVMILGEDGQEQAMLTHLRDLLAPQGRILVGFHTDGTPADSRVYSAAEFDADVAASGLVVDARFGTYELHPYDPAGNYCVSILRRRPD; this is encoded by the coding sequence ATGACCCGTGCAGCGACCCGGTGGGAACGATCCGATCACAGCGGGTACGGCGAGCGCTTCGCGCAGCTGCACTCCAGCGGGCAGGACATCGACGGTGAAGCCCGCCTGGCCGATGCACTCTGCGCCCGCGGCGCCCGGGTGCTGGACGCCGGGTGCGGGATGGGCCGGGTCGGCGCGGCGCTGGGAAACCGCGGTCACGACGCGTACGGCATCGACCTGGACGCCGCACTGCTCGACCAGGCCGCGCGCACCTATCCGGGCTTCCCGACGGCGAAGTGCCGGGTGGACGAGGCGACGCCGGATCTGCTTGCAGCACAAGGCTTTCCGCGGGCGTACGACCTGATCGTCTGCGTCGGCAACGTGATGATCCTGGGCGAGGACGGCCAGGAGCAGGCGATGCTGACCCACCTACGCGACCTGCTCGCGCCGCAGGGCCGCATCCTGGTCGGCTTCCACACCGACGGCACGCCCGCCGATTCACGCGTCTACAGCGCGGCGGAGTTCGACGCCGACGTCGCCGCGTCCGGCTTGGTGGTCGATGCCCGCTTCGGCACCTACGAGCTGCACCCCTACGACCCGGCCGGCAACTACTGCGTCAGCATCCTGCGCCGCCGACCGGACTGA
- a CDS encoding glycosyltransferase family 2 protein: MSTNNLPTVGVVMLSMGDRPGPLAEAIHSVQRQEGVEVDIVVVGNGWQPEGLPEGVSGVYEPENLGIPEGRNVGAGEAVGEFLFFFDDDATIPGTDALARLVAQISAADDIALCQPGLTDPVSGEAPRRWVPRLRVKPGELQGGQVATFSEGVVMIRRSAFVQAGGWPGNFFFGHEGIDLAWRLMDAGWKLWYAPEITVHHPYTEAARHAIYYRTNARNRVWVAKRNLPVPLVPLYLGTWTALTLARVHDKEALKVWFKGFGEGVRTPAGPRHPMSWRTVRELTRAGRPPVI, encoded by the coding sequence GTGTCAACGAACAACCTGCCCACCGTGGGTGTCGTCATGCTCTCGATGGGCGACCGCCCCGGTCCGCTGGCGGAGGCGATCCACAGCGTCCAGCGGCAGGAGGGCGTCGAGGTCGACATCGTCGTGGTCGGCAACGGCTGGCAGCCCGAGGGTCTGCCCGAAGGAGTGAGCGGGGTGTACGAGCCGGAGAACCTCGGCATCCCCGAGGGTCGCAATGTCGGCGCCGGTGAGGCGGTGGGGGAGTTCCTGTTCTTCTTCGACGACGACGCCACTATTCCCGGCACCGACGCTCTCGCCCGGCTGGTGGCTCAGATCAGCGCCGCCGACGACATCGCCCTCTGTCAGCCAGGCCTCACCGATCCGGTGAGCGGTGAGGCGCCACGACGGTGGGTGCCTCGACTGCGGGTGAAACCCGGTGAGCTGCAAGGTGGTCAGGTTGCGACCTTCTCCGAAGGCGTCGTCATGATCCGCCGTTCGGCCTTCGTCCAGGCCGGTGGCTGGCCCGGAAACTTCTTCTTCGGACACGAGGGTATTGACCTCGCGTGGCGGTTGATGGACGCCGGGTGGAAGCTCTGGTACGCCCCCGAGATCACCGTGCACCACCCCTACACCGAGGCCGCGCGGCACGCGATCTACTACCGCACGAACGCGCGTAACCGGGTGTGGGTGGCCAAGCGCAACCTGCCGGTGCCGCTGGTGCCGCTCTACCTCGGCACGTGGACCGCGCTCACCCTCGCGCGAGTGCACGACAAGGAGGCTCTCAAGGTGTGGTTCAAGGGATTCGGAGAGGGAGTGCGCACGCCCGCCGGCCCCCGCCACCCGATGAGTTGGCGGACCGTGCGTGAGCTCACCCGCGCCGGCCGACCCCCGGTGATCTGA